A single genomic interval of Ruminococcus sp. NK3A76 harbors:
- the gltX gene encoding glutamate--tRNA ligase: MKKVRTRFAPSPTGYMHIGNLRTALFTYLIAKQNDGDFILRIEDTDRERYVEGAVDVIYNTLRQCGLNWDEGPDVGGPVGPYIQSERMGMFKKYAEELVEKGEAYYCFCDKERLDGLKAECEAQGKTYSYDRHCRDLSKDEIKARLDAGTPYVIRQKMPLEGSVTFHDELYGDITVECSELEDQILIKTDGMPTYNFANVVDDHLMGITHVVRGNEYLSSAPKYELLYKAFGWEVPTYIHVEHIMKDKQHKLSKRDGDASFEDLINKGYLTEAVVNYIALLGWAPKGEEEIFTLDELIKEFDIQGLSKSPAIFDPLKLKAINAKYIKKLTPEEFEKYATPYIRQTVKRDTDISRICSLLQDRTEVFTDIPEKVDFLDELREYDKALYFNKKNKIDEEKSLKSLKDILPVMEGIDEADWTEENIHDRLFELIAAKEVKNALILLPLRVAVSGKASTPGGGIEISYLIGRQDTLDRIAKGIELLSK; this comes from the coding sequence ATGAAAAAGGTTAGAACGAGATTTGCGCCCTCACCGACAGGGTATATGCATATAGGTAATCTCCGTACTGCTTTGTTTACATATCTTATCGCAAAGCAGAACGACGGCGATTTTATCCTGAGAATAGAGGATACCGACCGTGAGCGCTATGTCGAAGGCGCAGTTGACGTTATATACAACACACTCAGACAGTGCGGCCTTAACTGGGACGAGGGTCCTGATGTCGGCGGCCCTGTAGGCCCTTATATCCAAAGCGAGAGAATGGGTATGTTCAAGAAATATGCCGAGGAGCTCGTTGAAAAGGGCGAGGCTTACTACTGCTTCTGCGACAAGGAAAGACTTGACGGCCTGAAGGCTGAGTGCGAGGCACAGGGCAAGACCTACAGCTATGACAGACACTGCCGTGACCTCTCAAAAGACGAAATAAAGGCCAGACTCGATGCCGGCACACCCTATGTTATCAGACAGAAGATGCCGCTTGAGGGCAGTGTTACCTTCCACGATGAGCTTTACGGCGATATCACTGTTGAGTGCTCTGAGCTTGAAGACCAGATACTTATCAAGACAGACGGTATGCCTACATATAACTTCGCAAACGTAGTCGATGACCACCTCATGGGCATCACACACGTTGTAAGAGGCAACGAGTATCTTTCCTCAGCGCCCAAGTACGAGCTGCTCTATAAGGCATTCGGCTGGGAAGTCCCTACATATATCCACGTTGAGCATATCATGAAGGACAAGCAGCACAAGCTCTCAAAGCGTGACGGAGATGCTTCTTTTGAAGACCTGATAAACAAGGGCTACCTCACCGAGGCTGTTGTCAACTACATAGCACTTCTCGGCTGGGCACCCAAGGGCGAGGAGGAGATATTCACCCTCGATGAGCTCATAAAGGAATTCGATATACAGGGTCTTTCAAAGTCGCCTGCTATCTTCGACCCGTTAAAGCTCAAGGCGATAAATGCAAAGTATATAAAGAAGCTCACACCTGAGGAGTTTGAAAAGTACGCAACACCCTACATCAGACAGACTGTTAAGAGAGACACCGACATATCACGCATATGCTCGCTGCTCCAGGACAGAACAGAGGTGTTCACTGATATCCCCGAGAAGGTAGACTTCTTAGACGAGCTCAGAGAGTATGACAAGGCTCTTTACTTCAACAAGAAAAACAAGATAGACGAGGAGAAGTCGCTTAAGTCGCTTAAGGATATACTCCCTGTAATGGAGGGCATAGATGAAGCGGACTGGACTGAGGAGAATATCCACGACAGGCTCTTTGAGCTGATAGCTGCCAAAGAGGTAAAGAACGCACTGATACTCCTGCCGCTTCGTGTGGCAGTGTCCGGCAAGGCATCTACCCCCGGCGGCGGTATCGAGATATCATACCTGATAGGCAGGCAGGATACCCTTGACAGGATAGCAAAGGGCATCGAGCTTTTATCAAAGTAA
- the ribF gene encoding riboflavin biosynthesis protein RibF: MKDITQTGIVTNDNTAVALGIFDGVHRGHRQVLEKAFSHSELKKAVFTFNTQTVDSKGSDYKMLITNSFKKKLLDRAGAEYIYSPDFYKLKMMPAEDFARDILKGALHAEAAVCGEKFRFGHMAEGDSDALVRYGRKFGFSVEIVERLDDNGTRISSSLIRKLVSKGEIEKANKLLGYNYGYCLDVIHGNEIGRTWDFPTINQLIPDGLVLPRFGVYVSNVHVDGRQYTGVTNIGVKPTVEHDIKPLAETFIVGYDGDLYGREIEIELYEFIRPERKFDSFDELRAEIKRNTEYACKAYLKYTGKDF; encoded by the coding sequence TTGAAGGATATTACACAAACAGGTATAGTCACCAATGATAATACCGCAGTGGCACTCGGTATCTTTGACGGGGTACACAGAGGGCACAGACAGGTGCTTGAAAAGGCTTTTTCGCACAGCGAGCTGAAAAAGGCTGTCTTCACCTTCAACACACAGACGGTAGACTCAAAGGGCAGCGACTATAAGATGCTCATAACCAACAGCTTCAAGAAAAAGCTGTTAGACAGGGCAGGTGCGGAATATATTTATTCGCCCGATTTCTATAAGCTCAAAATGATGCCGGCGGAGGACTTCGCAAGGGATATACTCAAAGGCGCTCTGCACGCAGAGGCGGCAGTGTGCGGCGAGAAGTTCCGCTTCGGGCATATGGCCGAGGGCGACAGTGATGCGCTTGTAAGATACGGCCGGAAATTCGGCTTCTCGGTCGAGATAGTCGAGCGCCTTGACGATAACGGCACAAGGATAAGCTCCTCGCTTATAAGAAAGCTCGTAAGCAAGGGCGAGATAGAAAAGGCAAACAAGCTGCTCGGCTATAACTACGGCTACTGCCTCGATGTCATACACGGCAACGAGATAGGCAGAACGTGGGATTTCCCGACGATAAACCAGCTTATCCCCGACGGGCTCGTGCTGCCGAGGTTCGGCGTGTATGTGTCGAACGTCCATGTTGACGGCAGACAGTATACGGGTGTCACCAATATCGGTGTCAAGCCGACAGTCGAGCATGATATCAAACCGCTTGCCGAGACGTTTATCGTGGGTTATGACGGTGACCTCTACGGCCGTGAGATAGAGATAGAGCTTTATGAGTTCATAAGGCCTGAGCGAAAGTTTGACAGCTTCGACGAGCTCAGGGCAGAGATAAAAAGGAACACCGAGTATGCCTGCAAGGCGTATTTGAAATATACAGGAAAGGACTTTTGA
- a CDS encoding zinc-ribbon domain containing protein, whose protein sequence is MYEDKTLVCKDCGKEFIFTAGEQEFFAEKGFENEPQRCKECRDARKGANRGGRQLYTAVCAACGGEAKVPFQPREDRPVYCSECFAKMKEEA, encoded by the coding sequence ATGTACGAAGACAAGACATTGGTATGTAAGGACTGTGGAAAGGAATTCATTTTCACAGCAGGTGAGCAGGAATTCTTTGCAGAGAAAGGCTTTGAGAACGAGCCCCAGAGATGCAAGGAGTGCCGTGATGCAAGAAAAGGCGCTAACAGAGGCGGAAGACAGCTCTATACAGCAGTTTGTGCTGCTTGCGGCGGCGAGGCTAAGGTTCCCTTCCAGCCGAGGGAGGACAGGCCTGTATATTGCAGCGAGTGCTTCGCTAAGATGAAGGAAGAAGCATAA
- a CDS encoding ATP-binding cassette domain-containing protein — MIEVSNLSKHYGDKKAVDNISFKAEDGEILGFLGPNGAGKSTTMNILTGYISATSGKALINGIDILEDPIKAKRELGYLPELPPLYMDMTVKEYLNFVYDLKKCKLPRNSHLKDICSLVKIDNVYKRVIKNLSKGYKQRVGLAQALIGNPKVLILDEPTVGLDPKQIIEIRTLIKKLGKNRTVILSSHILSEVQAVCDKIVVINEGKVVADDTEDNLSRKLINEHLLTARIEGRSDAVEPLISSIKGVIKVEVGSEREKGVWEYRIEAKEGVDIRRELFKRMAERNMPILDLRASELSLEDIFLKLTMGEAVPGLTNDDDDDTADKE, encoded by the coding sequence ATGATAGAGGTCAGCAACCTATCAAAGCATTACGGCGATAAAAAGGCCGTGGATAATATATCCTTCAAGGCTGAAGACGGCGAGATACTTGGCTTTCTGGGACCTAACGGTGCCGGAAAATCCACCACGATGAATATCCTCACAGGCTATATCTCCGCCACCTCGGGCAAGGCGCTCATAAACGGCATAGATATACTCGAAGACCCCATAAAGGCAAAGCGAGAGCTTGGCTATCTGCCTGAGCTGCCGCCGCTTTATATGGATATGACGGTCAAGGAGTACTTAAACTTTGTCTATGACCTGAAAAAATGCAAGCTGCCGAGAAATTCCCACCTTAAGGATATATGCTCGCTCGTCAAGATAGACAATGTCTATAAGCGTGTTATCAAGAACCTTTCAAAGGGCTATAAGCAGCGTGTGGGTCTTGCTCAGGCGCTTATCGGCAACCCGAAGGTGCTCATTCTCGATGAGCCGACCGTCGGCCTTGACCCGAAGCAGATAATCGAGATAAGAACGCTTATCAAAAAGCTCGGCAAGAACAGAACAGTCATACTCTCCTCGCATATACTCTCTGAGGTGCAGGCAGTGTGTGATAAGATAGTAGTCATCAACGAAGGCAAGGTCGTGGCAGACGATACCGAGGACAACCTCTCACGCAAGCTCATAAACGAGCACCTGCTCACAGCCCGTATCGAGGGCAGGAGCGATGCAGTAGAGCCGCTTATAAGCTCTATCAAGGGCGTTATCAAGGTAGAGGTCGGCTCGGAGCGTGAAAAGGGCGTATGGGAATACCGCATCGAGGCCAAGGAGGGCGTTGATATAAGGCGTGAGCTCTTTAAGCGTATGGCAGAGCGCAATATGCCTATACTCGACCTGCGTGCAAGCGAGCTGTCGCTTGAGGATATCTTCCTTAAGCTCACAATGGGCGAGGCAGTGCCCGGGCTCACAAATGACGATGATGACGATACAGCAGATAAAGAATAA
- a CDS encoding GGGtGRT protein yields MALFESYERREKQILAVIKEYGINSIEECAEVCKAKGLDIYKLVEGIQPICFENAKWAYTVGCAIAIKKGCTKASEAAAAIGEGLQAFCIPGSVADQRKVGLGHGNLGKMLLEEETECFAFLAGHESFAAAEGAIGIAEKANKVRQKPLRVILNGLGKDAAQIIARINGFTYVETEMDYHTGEVKEVFRKAYSDGLRAKVNCYGANDVTEGVAIMWKENVDVSITGNSTNPTRFQHPVAGTYKKERTDAGKKYFSVASGGGTGRTLHPDNMAAGPASYGMTDTMGRMHSDAQFAGSSSVPAHVEMMGLIGMGNNPMVGATVACAVAVEEAMKG; encoded by the coding sequence ATGGCATTATTTGAATCTTACGAGAGAAGAGAAAAGCAGATACTTGCTGTTATAAAGGAATACGGCATCAACTCTATCGAAGAGTGCGCTGAGGTTTGCAAGGCTAAGGGTCTTGACATCTATAAGCTCGTTGAGGGCATTCAGCCTATCTGCTTCGAGAACGCTAAGTGGGCTTACACAGTAGGCTGCGCTATCGCTATAAAGAAGGGCTGCACAAAGGCTTCTGAGGCTGCTGCTGCAATTGGCGAGGGTCTTCAGGCATTCTGCATCCCCGGCTCTGTTGCTGACCAGCGTAAGGTCGGCCTTGGCCACGGTAACCTCGGCAAGATGCTCCTCGAGGAGGAGACAGAGTGCTTCGCATTCCTTGCAGGCCACGAGTCATTCGCTGCTGCTGAGGGCGCTATAGGTATCGCTGAGAAGGCTAACAAGGTTCGTCAGAAGCCCCTTAGAGTTATCCTTAACGGTCTTGGTAAGGACGCAGCTCAGATAATCGCTCGTATCAACGGCTTTACATATGTTGAGACAGAGATGGATTACCACACAGGCGAGGTAAAGGAAGTATTCCGCAAGGCTTACTCTGACGGCCTCCGCGCCAAGGTTAACTGCTACGGCGCTAACGATGTTACAGAGGGCGTTGCTATCATGTGGAAGGAGAACGTTGACGTTTCTATCACAGGTAACTCCACAAACCCGACACGTTTCCAGCACCCCGTTGCAGGTACATATAAGAAGGAGAGAACAGACGCTGGCAAGAAGTACTTCTCAGTTGCTTCCGGCGGCGGTACAGGCAGAACTCTCCACCCCGATAACATGGCAGCAGGCCCTGCTTCCTACGGTATGACAGATACTATGGGCAGAATGCACTCCGATGCACAGTTCGCAGGTTCTTCCTCCGTTCCGGCTCACGTTGAGATGATGGGTCTTATCGGTATGGGCAACAACCCCATGGTCGGTGCAACAGTTGCTTGCGCAGTTGCTGTTGAAGAGGCTATGAAGGGCTAA
- a CDS encoding nitrogen fixation protein NifU, with translation MIYSHEVETMCPIAQGAAHGAAPIPEEAKWVKAKEIKDISGFTHGIGWCAPQQGTCKLTLNVKEGVIQEALVETIGCSGMTHSAAMASEILPGRTILEALNTDLVCDAINTAMRELFLQIVYGRSQSAFSEGGLVVGAGLEDLGKGLRSQVGTMYGTLAKGPRYLEMTDGYVTKLALNEDNEIIGYKFVNFGKMMDFIKAGDDANTAFEKAQGQYGRVGDAVKLVDPRKE, from the coding sequence ATGATCTATTCGCACGAAGTAGAAACGATGTGTCCTATCGCACAGGGCGCAGCTCACGGTGCTGCTCCGATCCCGGAAGAAGCAAAGTGGGTCAAGGCTAAGGAGATCAAGGATATCTCCGGTTTTACACATGGTATTGGCTGGTGTGCTCCCCAGCAGGGTACCTGCAAGCTCACACTTAATGTTAAGGAGGGCGTTATACAGGAGGCACTCGTTGAGACTATCGGCTGCTCGGGTATGACACATTCGGCTGCTATGGCTTCCGAGATACTCCCCGGCAGAACAATTCTTGAAGCACTCAATACAGACCTTGTATGTGATGCTATCAATACAGCTATGAGAGAGCTCTTCCTCCAGATCGTGTACGGCCGTTCACAGTCTGCATTCTCCGAGGGCGGCCTTGTAGTAGGCGCAGGCCTTGAGGATCTCGGTAAGGGTCTCCGTTCCCAGGTAGGTACAATGTACGGTACACTCGCTAAGGGTCCCCGCTACCTCGAGATGACAGACGGCTATGTTACAAAGCTCGCTCTTAATGAGGATAACGAGATCATCGGCTATAAGTTCGTAAACTTCGGCAAGATGATGGACTTCATCAAGGCTGGCGACGATGCAAATACTGCATTTGAGAAGGCTCAGGGTCAGTACGGCAGAGTCGGCGATGCTGTTAAGCTCGTTGACCCGAGAAAGGAATAA
- a CDS encoding ABC transporter permease subunit: MGAIFRREVSSYFISPIGYIFLAGFYCCTGVIFSQNSLQYGSTKLDAVFADLILVLIVLIPILTMKTISEEKKQKTDQCLLTSPVSLGGIVVGKFLASFLIYALGVAITFVYAIVVSAYAKPDWNVIMGNIVGLLLLGSAYIAVGIFCSSLTENQIVAAVISFFAMVGLYLLSTLGSLIPVEFIGKVFNSLCFWNRYYDFTLGLFNMSNVLFFISAAVAFLFLTVRVLEKRRWS, translated from the coding sequence ATGGGCGCAATATTCAGACGAGAGGTCTCGTCTTACTTCATCTCCCCGATAGGATATATTTTCCTTGCAGGCTTTTATTGCTGTACGGGAGTTATTTTCTCACAGAATTCACTGCAGTACGGCTCGACTAAGCTCGATGCTGTGTTCGCAGACCTCATACTCGTGCTTATAGTTCTGATACCTATACTCACGATGAAAACTATCTCGGAAGAGAAAAAGCAGAAAACTGACCAGTGCCTGCTCACATCTCCTGTGTCGCTCGGCGGCATAGTAGTCGGCAAGTTTTTAGCGAGCTTTCTTATCTATGCGCTCGGCGTTGCTATAACGTTTGTTTATGCTATCGTCGTTTCCGCATACGCAAAGCCCGACTGGAACGTTATCATGGGCAATATAGTGGGACTTCTGCTGCTCGGGTCTGCTTATATAGCAGTCGGCATCTTCTGCTCGTCGCTCACAGAGAATCAGATAGTAGCGGCTGTAATATCATTCTTTGCAATGGTGGGGCTCTACCTTCTCTCGACTCTTGGAAGCCTTATCCCTGTTGAATTCATAGGCAAGGTGTTCAATTCGCTCTGCTTCTGGAACAGGTATTATGACTTCACGCTCGGGCTTTTCAATATGTCAAACGTTCTGTTCTTTATCTCGGCGGCTGTGGCATTCCTTTTCCTTACGGTAAGAGTGCTTGAAAAGCGCCGCTGGAGCTAA
- a CDS encoding GldG family protein, with protein MAKLDENKVSTDSKDLLAGVLAEEKKKKAETGGKKEDKPEKTKKNKGESGSVKKLKHGAMATTLTVVFFVFLVLVNIVATKLFERYPITIDLTKEKIYSISEDSEDYIKSIDMDVMITVCADEKAFSGLSTYTQQANEVMKSYSKYNSKIKYQYKDINANPDFYKDYTDEVAQYDIIVETNPKGDDGKEIKRTRVIGLIDLVQFNDELTQMFSQYGVSVEEYAKQVGNDLTFISYYGNYIESSSAEQAFTSAIMAVTDPSPVTVTFLEGRNELSEFSYFRTLLTANGYTVKSINITTDDIPEDSNVLVMGAPKVDYLPEELDKVDKFLLNDGILGRQLIYVSDYGQSDTPNIDEFLKEYGLEIGKGVVCETYQSNYYQKNYYTIANEISDDFRQDMTNSNPELLVLSSRPVNPLYEEDGMIKTFKYVSSSKDAYTMDTQTEETLTKGQQNYIVLASKAAFGVDNDDTYYSNILAIGGASIISDQVLAYDQYQNREYILSVINGLTGKTKGITVTPKVISGNIFDINEGQKTKLKWTFIVIIPVIVLITGLVIWIRRKNK; from the coding sequence ATGGCAAAGTTAGACGAAAACAAGGTATCGACCGACAGCAAGGATCTCCTCGCCGGCGTGCTGGCTGAGGAAAAGAAGAAAAAGGCTGAAACAGGCGGCAAAAAGGAAGACAAGCCTGAAAAGACAAAGAAGAATAAGGGTGAGTCGGGCAGCGTCAAGAAATTAAAGCACGGCGCTATGGCAACGACTCTCACGGTAGTGTTCTTTGTATTCCTGGTGCTTGTGAATATCGTGGCAACAAAGCTCTTTGAGAGATATCCTATAACCATCGACCTTACAAAGGAGAAGATATACTCTATCTCCGAGGACAGTGAGGATTATATCAAGAGCATAGACATGGACGTAATGATCACCGTCTGCGCTGATGAAAAGGCTTTCTCAGGCCTTTCGACCTATACACAGCAGGCAAACGAGGTCATGAAGTCATACTCAAAGTATAACAGCAAAATAAAGTATCAGTATAAGGATATAAACGCAAACCCTGACTTCTATAAGGATTACACCGACGAGGTGGCTCAGTACGATATCATCGTCGAGACAAACCCTAAGGGCGATGACGGCAAGGAGATAAAGAGAACAAGAGTTATAGGCCTTATCGACCTTGTGCAGTTCAATGATGAGCTCACACAAATGTTCTCGCAGTACGGCGTTTCCGTTGAGGAGTATGCAAAGCAGGTCGGCAATGACCTGACATTTATCAGCTACTACGGCAACTATATCGAGAGCTCGTCGGCAGAGCAGGCTTTCACATCTGCTATCATGGCAGTTACTGACCCGTCGCCTGTCACAGTCACCTTCCTTGAAGGCAGAAATGAGCTCAGCGAGTTCAGCTATTTCCGTACACTTCTCACAGCAAACGGCTATACGGTAAAGAGCATCAATATCACAACGGACGATATCCCCGAGGACAGCAACGTGCTCGTAATGGGCGCACCTAAGGTAGACTATCTCCCCGAGGAGCTCGATAAGGTGGATAAGTTCCTGCTCAATGACGGTATACTCGGCAGACAGCTCATATATGTCTCCGACTACGGCCAGTCGGATACACCGAATATCGACGAGTTCCTTAAGGAATACGGTCTCGAGATAGGCAAGGGCGTTGTCTGCGAGACATATCAGTCAAACTACTATCAGAAGAATTACTATACGATAGCAAACGAGATATCCGATGATTTCAGACAGGATATGACAAATTCCAACCCTGAGCTTCTCGTGCTCAGCTCACGCCCTGTCAACCCCCTCTATGAGGAGGACGGCATGATAAAGACCTTCAAGTATGTTTCTTCAAGCAAGGACGCATACACTATGGACACCCAGACAGAGGAAACTCTCACCAAGGGTCAGCAGAACTATATCGTGCTCGCATCAAAGGCAGCCTTCGGCGTTGATAATGACGATACCTACTACAGCAATATCCTGGCTATCGGAGGTGCTTCCATAATCTCCGACCAGGTGCTCGCATATGACCAGTATCAGAACAGAGAGTATATCTTAAGTGTAATAAACGGCCTTACAGGCAAGACCAAGGGCATCACCGTTACACCCAAGGTAATAAGCGGCAATATCTTCGATATCAACGAAGGACAAAAGACCAAGCTCAAATGGACATTCATCGTGATAATACCTGTTATAGTGCTTATCACAGGGCTTGTTATCTGGATAAGGAGAAAGAACAAGTAA
- a CDS encoding sigma-70 family RNA polymerase sigma factor, which yields MAVELSDEELAVLSRTDNNAMNELLSRYTFVAYAKAWAISPEYYEDLFQEGLIGCLTAAKTYDPDKGAGFATYANRCMKNRMINAVKKLDNIKEEPLDEEKENMCADKSELIPYNIVEQKERVQEINKKAATVLSDKEWRVFRLFSVGLSYEAIGYELGMTPKQVNNAMQRARKKLRAELGNI from the coding sequence ATGGCAGTAGAGCTTAGTGATGAAGAGCTTGCCGTTCTTTCAAGGACGGATAATAATGCTATGAACGAGCTGCTCTCTCGCTATACCTTCGTGGCGTATGCAAAGGCGTGGGCTATCTCTCCTGAGTATTATGAAGACCTTTTTCAGGAGGGGCTTATAGGCTGCCTGACAGCTGCCAAGACCTATGACCCGGACAAGGGCGCAGGCTTTGCGACATACGCTAACAGATGTATGAAAAACCGTATGATAAACGCCGTCAAGAAGCTCGATAACATTAAGGAAGAGCCGCTTGATGAGGAAAAGGAGAATATGTGCGCCGACAAGAGCGAGCTGATACCCTATAATATAGTGGAGCAGAAGGAACGTGTGCAGGAGATAAATAAAAAGGCCGCCACGGTGCTCTCGGATAAGGAATGGCGTGTATTCAGGCTTTTCTCGGTGGGGCTCAGCTATGAGGCGATAGGCTATGAGCTGGGTATGACCCCGAAACAGGTGAACAATGCTATGCAGCGTGCAAGAAAGAAGCTACGGGCAGAGCTTGGCAATATTTAA
- the truB gene encoding tRNA pseudouridine(55) synthase TruB, translating into MTERNNEPAGILLINKPEGWTSFDVCGKLRGILHTKRIGHTGTLDPLATGVLPVLIGKAARAADILPESGKEYKAHFKLGIDTDTQDITGKTLSEDDTRVTREQLKAAFDSFVGEYMQIPPMYSAVKVGGKKLYEYAREGVEIKREPKRRYVDFITLDEYDEQTREGVITLSVSKGTYIRTLICDAARSVGTVGVMTALERTSACGFKVSECMTIEQAQQLADSGQINERILSLERVFSQYPKIRLDEKRTTLYKNGVKLRPEQLGIKSFDKDSRFCIISDKGGLISVAYVDVQKNEVRALRNFY; encoded by the coding sequence ATGACTGAGCGCAATAACGAGCCGGCAGGGATACTGCTGATAAACAAGCCCGAGGGCTGGACGTCTTTTGATGTCTGCGGAAAGCTGCGTGGCATACTTCATACAAAGCGCATAGGCCATACCGGAACGCTTGACCCGCTTGCTACAGGTGTGCTGCCTGTGCTGATAGGCAAGGCCGCAAGGGCTGCCGATATACTGCCTGAGAGCGGGAAGGAATACAAAGCGCATTTTAAGCTCGGCATCGACACCGACACGCAGGATATCACAGGCAAGACTCTCAGTGAAGACGACACCCGTGTGACACGAGAGCAGCTGAAAGCGGCTTTTGACAGCTTTGTGGGCGAGTATATGCAGATACCGCCTATGTATTCGGCAGTCAAGGTCGGCGGCAAAAAGCTCTACGAATATGCAAGAGAGGGCGTTGAGATAAAGCGTGAGCCGAAGAGAAGATATGTTGACTTCATAACGCTTGATGAGTATGACGAGCAGACAAGAGAGGGCGTTATCACCCTGTCTGTCAGCAAGGGAACTTATATAAGGACGCTTATCTGCGACGCAGCAAGGAGCGTGGGCACAGTCGGTGTTATGACAGCGCTTGAAAGAACATCTGCCTGCGGCTTTAAGGTGTCTGAGTGCATGACCATAGAGCAGGCACAGCAGCTTGCAGACAGCGGTCAGATAAACGAACGTATCTTAAGCCTTGAAAGGGTGTTCTCGCAGTACCCGAAAATAAGGCTTGACGAAAAAAGAACGACACTTTACAAAAACGGCGTCAAGCTCCGCCCGGAGCAGCTGGGTATAAAGAGCTTTGACAAGGACAGCCGCTTTTGCATTATTTCAGATAAGGGCGGGCTTATCTCGGTGGCATATGTCGATGTGCAAAAAAACGAGGTAAGGGCGCTCAGGAATTTTTACTGA
- a CDS encoding DUF4340 domain-containing protein: MNSKLTGIIVTGVLAASLGGVLLFLEKTGGPEESSSQDESSNSVVLNKRENTKTQIVDRTADDVESIAVENKSGSFTMSKNASGKSKWEIPELEGLTLGLSECNSLADCAATLKSFDTVEEDSKDLSKYGFDDPNGKFTVTFNDGEKRTFIIGDYLPKSDRYLYLYEEGTTTVYEVLQTYVSYMTEAKEAYVNRVFISQPSENDYPEYGKLTVKRKDADYDVVIVNDDKEEGSVSAQVMTSPVYGYLNITSSTDYSHGMWGLTASMAEVLHPDDKALKEYGLKDPAAVVTLVGESYDYKLTIGNAVHVKDEDGNDMDEIASYYCTIEGVNGMDCIFSVSASSLPWVSQTPSDILSSLMTFNYIKDVGEIVITKKNGTDDIKLTYDSEAEDLKSAEMNGKALDTESLKTFYEFLLTCPTSELCFDDPDESAFVMKIEIKRYDGGGDTIELYTDTGRRMIVKLNGVTSYRIESKWITQFEENIKALEEGKKIGESY, translated from the coding sequence ATGAACAGTAAACTGACAGGCATAATCGTCACAGGTGTTCTTGCAGCCTCTCTGGGCGGCGTGCTCCTGTTTCTGGAGAAGACAGGCGGCCCTGAGGAAAGCTCCTCGCAGGACGAGAGCAGCAACAGCGTTGTTCTCAACAAGCGTGAGAACACCAAGACGCAGATAGTTGACCGTACAGCAGATGATGTCGAGAGCATCGCTGTAGAGAATAAGTCCGGCAGCTTTACAATGTCAAAGAACGCCTCCGGCAAGAGCAAGTGGGAGATACCCGAGCTCGAAGGGCTGACACTCGGCCTTTCCGAGTGCAACTCCCTTGCAGACTGCGCAGCGACGCTCAAATCCTTCGATACTGTCGAGGAGGACTCAAAGGATCTGTCAAAGTACGGCTTTGATGACCCTAACGGCAAGTTCACCGTGACCTTCAACGACGGCGAAAAAAGGACGTTCATCATAGGCGATTATCTGCCCAAGAGCGACAGATACCTCTATCTCTATGAGGAAGGCACAACGACCGTCTATGAGGTGCTCCAGACCTATGTTTCCTATATGACAGAGGCTAAGGAGGCCTATGTGAACCGTGTGTTCATATCACAGCCGAGCGAGAATGACTACCCCGAGTACGGCAAGCTCACTGTAAAGAGAAAAGACGCAGACTATGACGTAGTTATTGTAAACGATGATAAGGAGGAGGGCTCTGTTTCGGCGCAGGTAATGACATCGCCTGTGTACGGCTACCTCAATATCACTTCATCGACAGACTATTCTCACGGTATGTGGGGGCTTACAGCTTCTATGGCAGAGGTGCTCCACCCCGATGATAAAGCACTTAAGGAATACGGCCTTAAAGACCCGGCAGCAGTCGTTACTCTCGTGGGCGAGAGCTATGACTATAAGCTCACTATCGGCAACGCAGTTCACGTCAAGGACGAGGACGGCAACGATATGGACGAGATAGCTTCCTACTACTGCACTATCGAGGGCGTAAACGGCATGGACTGCATATTCTCGGTAAGCGCATCTTCGCTGCCCTGGGTATCCCAGACACCGTCAGATATCCTTTCAAGCCTTATGACCTTCAACTATATCAAGGACGTAGGCGAGATAGTGATAACCAAGAAGAACGGCACTGACGATATCAAGCTCACATATGACAGCGAAGCCGAAGACCTTAAGTCGGCTGAGATGAACGGAAAAGCTCTTGATACCGAGAGCCTTAAGACATTCTATGAGTTCCTGCTGACCTGCCCGACCTCCGAGCTCTGTTTTGATGACCCGGACGAGAGCGCATTTGTAATGAAGATAGAGATAAAGCGCTATGACGGCGGCGGAGATACCATAGAGCTTTATACCGACACCGGCAGAAGAATGATAGTCAAGCTGAACGGTGTCACAAGCTACAGGATAGAGTCGAAGTGGATAACTCAGTTCGAGGAGAACATCAAGGCTCTTGAAGAAGGCAAGAAGATAGGGGAGTCTTACTGA